A single window of Mangifera indica cultivar Alphonso chromosome 18, CATAS_Mindica_2.1, whole genome shotgun sequence DNA harbors:
- the LOC123201662 gene encoding receptor-like protein 7: MGNCSASQSREPSGNICNSKESKSKRERKDSHRKPKRQHKELKAAAHDCLFMLENPSNEIKKRLEFPVKIYAGKKFPDLSNNKLHGRILKSELGGRKSLAYLNLAQNFLTYIEHHPWRNIVTLDLSNNMLQGSLLVPPPKTDTFLLSNDQLTGLIPPSICNLSSLVFPSLSSNNLNGRIPQCFGSFGLIVMLHLQKNNLHGSLPDSFANLSSLRSLDLNGNKFEGRLARSSVNCSRLEVINVGNNNIRDEFPYWLGTPPELKVVVLRSNKFYGPIQYSKSLFHFSKLQILHLSHNEFKGFLPRKLFQSLAAMSHVAYLRPSILEIIITMIM, translated from the exons ATGGGGAATTGCAGTGCTTCACAGAGTAGGGAGCCATCCGGCAACATTTGTAATAGCAAAGAAA GTAAAAgcaaaagggaaagaaaagacAGCCACCGTAAGCCAAAAAGGCAGCACAAAGAGTTAAAAGCAGCTGCTCATGACTGCCTCTTCATGCTGGAAAATCCAAG CAATGAAATCAAGAAAAGGCTGGAATTTCCCGTGAAGATATATGCCGGAAAAAAATTTCCAG ATCTTTCCAACAATAAACTTCATGGTCGGATTTTGAAATCTGAGTTAGGAGGCCGGAAGAGTTTGGCTTATCTGAACCTTGCCCAAAATTTTCTGACATACATAGAGCACCATCCATGGAGGAATATTGTAACTCTTGATCTTTCAAACAACATGCTCCAAGGATCTCTTTTGGTTCCACCACCTAAAACTGACACTTTCCTGCTTTCGAACGATCAATTGACTGGGCTGATTCCTCCGTCTATCTGCAATTTGAGTTCCCTTGTGTTTCCTTCCTTGTCCAGCAACAATTTGAATGGAAGAATTCCACAATGTTTTGGAAGCTTTGGGCTTATTGTTATGTTGCACTTGCAGAAGAATAATCTTCATGGTAGCCTTCCTGATTCATTTGCAAATTTAAGTTCCCTGAGGAGCCTTGATCTTAATGGTAACAAGTTTGAAGGGCGTTTAGCAAGATCCTCGGTAAATTGTAGTCGGCTGGAGGTTATTAATGTAGGAAATAACAACATACGTGACGAATTTCCTTACTGGTTGGGAACTCCTCCAGAGCTGAAAGTTGTTGTCTTGAggtctaataaattttatggtcCCATACAGTATTCCAAATCTTTATTCCATTTCTCCAAATTGCAGATTCTACACCTCTCTCATAATGAATTCAAAGGTTTTCTGCCCAGAAAATTGTTTCAAAGTTTGGCAGCTATGTCGCATGTTGCTTACCTGAGGCCCAGTATACTGGAGATTATTATTACAATGATTATGTAG